Proteins encoded together in one Lathyrus oleraceus cultivar Zhongwan6 chromosome 5, CAAS_Psat_ZW6_1.0, whole genome shotgun sequence window:
- the LOC127087721 gene encoding altered inheritance of mitochondria protein 3-like, whose product MNYSRCPRHCITQYRNLLDHLRPTDFIWRPYLNMEHEHQINPEDAAVWTTCAPIIRFTTVELHNTDRVKLQFGMVQNIPDPPASLGEWHMRKVNDQWNYNPWQTFARSECRKWKHRHDHVLTDAVMPNEVKPSRTYMAWYRSVGFQFIADDMYLYDPRQTTYTQEASTSNPQQHSQPGYSQPPIQQTFRSTNTQTYNQNMPFTQPQNQEHPPYHHQQMDHQPSTEHRFAPTPSPYQSRLTQNTNRPITYRSQQPQTSQYQNIPQPYLFQTPQQPFQPFLDPSLSPMSPFNRPGRPSMSQPHPNFSGMGHELSYAGTPSLNTEDYAELAAYLNGSSPVGGNDAPGPSDEQTPVQNRQRGLGPRVRIARGCGTGGRLGDPGHHH is encoded by the exons atgaattacagcagatgtccgagacactgtattactcaatatcgcaacctgttggatcaccttcgaccgacagac ttcatttggcgtccataccttaatatggaacatgagcatcagatcaaccctgaagacgcagccgtatggacaacatgcgcaccgataatacggttcacaacagtggagctgcacaacaccgatcgtgtgaagctgcagtttggtatggtccagaatatcccagatcccccagctagcctaggagaatggcatatgcgcaaagtgaacgaccaatggaactacaacccttggcaaaccttcgcaagatcagagtgtcgcaagtggaagcaccgtcatgaccatgtcttaactgacgcagtcatgccaaatgaggtaaaaccaagtcgtacttatatggcttggtatagatcagttggatttcaattcatcgccgatgatatgtacctctacgacccacgccagacaacttacacacaagaagcctcaacatctaacccccagcaacattctcagcccggttactcacaaccacctatccaacaaactttccgttccacaaacacacaaacatacaaccaaaacatgccattcacccaaccccaaaaccaagaacatcccccataccaccaccaacaaatggaccatcaaccttcgaccgaacatcgcttcgcacccacaccatcaccctaccaaagtcgccttacccaaaacactaaccgccccatcacctaccgtagccaacaaccccaaacatcacaataccaaaacatcccacaaccatatctcttccaaacaccccaacaacctttccaacctttcctagacccatcattgtcacccatgtcccccttcaaccgtcctggtcgcccatccatgagtcaaccacaccccaacttctctggcatgggtcatgagctcagctacgccggtacaccatcattgaatactgaagactatgctgagttggctgcatacctcaacggatcttctcctgtaggcggtaatgacgctcctggaccatcagatgaacaaacaccggttcagaatcgtcaacgtgggttagggccaagggttaggatagctaggggatgtgggaccggaggtcggttaggtgatcccggtcatcaccattag